The Mucilaginibacter sp. PAMB04168 genome contains the following window.
AAAGCAACTACACAAAGCGGTACGTACCGCTTTAAAAAGCCGGGCGCTTATATTATCCGCTTAACCGTTGATGGTAAATTACAACAGCAATTTCCTCTTGATGTAAAAGATACGGTGGCTGCGCTGGCTAAAGATACCTTGCTTACTATAAACGGCCCAACACAAGGTATAGTTAACGAAGAGGTTAGGCTGGAGGCCCAGGGAGACGCCAGGATATTTGAATGGTCATTTGGTGAAACCGGCCGTATTGATGTAAAAGGACCTACTGCGCTGTATACCTACCACAGCCCGGGCATATATACGGTAAGGCTAAGTACCGATAAAAATAAGAGGCCTGTTTATCATCGTATACGCGTTACCAACCCGGACTCGGCCATTGTTAATGCTATAATAGCACCTGGCGAAGGCGAGCGTAAAGCGATAGACGACATCAGGGCACATCTGCAGGCTATTGCTAACGGTGCCGATTTTAACCATCATTATTACTACCTAGTTAATAAATATTTTTGTGGTGATGAGCGGGTTGCCGTAAACCTTGATGCAGGGGGCGACAGCAAGCAAACTGATTTGTATACCTATTGCATGCGATTAACGTTTGGAGGCGGCATTAGTATTGATGAAGCCCAGGTAACGGCCAAACCCAAGTCTAACTGTTCAAGCCTGTTAACTGTAAAACAGCATTCTGCAACATCAGCTCAAGGTATCAAACGCACTAAATAGTACTTTCCTACAATCTATCCTGCCATGAAAAAAATTATTATTGCACTCACTATATTATCGGCTTTAACGGCCAAGGCGCAATCGCCTGTTTCTATCAGCAAAAAAGTAAAAACAATGCCCGCGGCTTTCGAAAAGCCAAATGATAAAACCAACGTATACGATGATGGTAAAACCACTTCGTTACCTTGGATAGTTTTTTCAGACCGCGATGAAAACTATACTTATACAGCGCCCGGCGGTTCGCTGGTTATGAAAAAGCTGAAGTTTATGGAGCCGTTCTACATAAGCCAGGAGAAAAACGGTTATGTAAAGGTAATTAAATATCAGCCTGGTATGGTTCAGGGGCGTAAACTGGTTAATAAAAAGGCGGCCCAAAGCTACGGTTGGATCAACAAAAACAAAGTTTTGCT
Protein-coding sequences here:
- a CDS encoding PKD domain-containing protein; its protein translation is MQDDYRNGRSVETNRQNYLFLYIIVSVLLLAGLIFLFKNALFDDKTVNAKILKNEIYLNEDLVYSDNTQGANKWLWEFGNGEKATTQSGTYRFKKPGAYIIRLTVDGKLQQQFPLDVKDTVAALAKDTLLTINGPTQGIVNEEVRLEAQGDARIFEWSFGETGRIDVKGPTALYTYHSPGIYTVRLSTDKNKRPVYHRIRVTNPDSAIVNAIIAPGEGERKAIDDIRAHLQAIANGADFNHHYYYLVNKYFCGDERVAVNLDAGGDSKQTDLYTYCMRLTFGGGISIDEAQVTAKPKSNCSSLLTVKQHSATSAQGIKRTK